A portion of the Stigmatella aurantiaca DW4/3-1 genome contains these proteins:
- a CDS encoding type I polyketide synthase, with protein sequence MNDASSMSTVKRALLAVQEMKARLDAVTRAQTEPIAIIGLGCRLPGGASTPEAFWKLIESGTDAVTRVPSERWETETSEEDGAHPEQRSMRWGAFLKERMELFDPEFFGISPREAVLLDPQQRLVLEVTWEALERAGLIPEQLMGSRTGVFLGLMTDDYKQACYADPEQHDVYTFTGNGHCFPPGRLSYVLGLQGPSLAVDTACSSSLVSVHLACQSLRSGESTMAIAGGVSLHLSQTTMRVVARTQALSPDGRCKTFDAQANGYARGEGCGIVILKRLSDAQAAGDRILALIRGSAVNQDGRSTGLTAPNVLAQKAMLLAALDNARVSASDISYVETHGTGTSLGDPIEVQALTEVIGAPRPDGSSCVLGAVKSNIGHLEAAAGVTGLIKAVLCLQHQAIPGNLHFKRLNPRIQLEGTPFLIPTRTLPWAKGPKRRFAGVSGFGMSGTNAHLILEEAPDSEAPAPESSLPERVLLLSARSGPALDALARQYVHFLGPDGEGSSFSERDIAFSASLRRSHSKHRLALVGQSKLEWRQSLQAFLSGDAPSSLSRSEVSSDKPRVVFVFPGQGSQWEGMARRLLLQEPVFRQSLEACDAAFRSETDFSLLQQLESPGPLFSRIDFIQPALFALSVGLASLWKHWGVLPDAVLGHSMGEVAAAHIAGALSLQDASRIICRRSRIMRRMSGKGAMALVELPLDEARSALSGFESSLSIAVSNGPRSTVLSGDTQSLESVLSLLERRGVFCRRIKVDVASHSPHMDALRDELLSALSGIQASSPSVHMLSTVTASPLLQGHLSPDYWVRNLRQPVLFFQGLQHLLSSGHDVFLEMSPHPILLPSIQEALKDSPKGLALSSLRRDHDDRRSLLESAASLHTYGLSLSWPLILGSSGNPVPLPTYQWQRERFWVEETHTEPQMRGPVSRPQGKDHALLGRPFSLSVLPGVRGWENTVSTTTLPYLDDHRVQGEAVMPIAAYVEMGLAAGTVAFGNKPYVLEGAAFERMLALPAKQARTVQVVLTEKNGGEASFQVSSQTEPGAAWARHATAQLRPLSAPPEPALGEEPRLIRQRCTDAIDVGEGYRSLQEQGLEYGPNFQGVQELWRNHHEVLGRVRLPESAAQKATGYQLHPALLDACLQSFGVLLPSLDGSGGPRQTFIAAGIESLRVHTRPEREVWAHGRLRPAQKNARTAVWDVSLLSEPGQVLIEVKGLKMHRLEGGVRARPAGEEWLYTLEWKRHPTPERGPEGTGTWLVFSDTAGTGQALAGLLETRGQRCVKAVAADRYEKREPGLFRINAASPEDYRRVLREAFGEAGGCRGIIHLWSLDAAGTEALERAQQVGSQSALLLAQAVVRQGWRDTPKLWLVTQGAQPVNPGEQVSVAQAPLWGFGKALALEHPALQTTLVDVTGENAQAQARALFTELGTSDGEPQVAWRKDGRFLGRLVRGTYEAVGGEPVDLRPDATYLVAGSLNGPASTLARWMVERGARHLVLLGQDGSPETMRPLREDLKQAGATVVVEQADPANQEQVAAALKRVAAHLPVLKGVVHTAPAEAESRTVLALEGDRLRQFLVPQLQIAWNLHTLTSDQTLDFFAFSSSVASLLGFPGQSHVGAAHAFLDALAWHRRGQGLPGLSINWGAFAEAPREGQDSRPAAFGPLEIIEPAQGTAVLERLLSGRATQTAVMRLEARRWAEFYPAASTAPWAELLKAPEPKPADVPGAAGFRETLLQAPPARRQALLEEHLSKQLARVLRMEASRIDRLRALGELGLDSLMSLELRNRLEASLGLKLSVTLLFTYPNLAGLAEYLHGELLPAAAREQPAAQSQTHAAPSQIAEQVEQLSKDELLAFFDKSFGIA encoded by the coding sequence ATGAACGACGCGTCGTCGATGTCGACCGTGAAGCGGGCACTGCTCGCCGTACAGGAAATGAAAGCCCGCCTGGATGCGGTCACGCGTGCGCAGACGGAGCCCATCGCCATCATCGGCCTGGGCTGCCGCCTGCCCGGTGGCGCCTCCACGCCGGAGGCCTTCTGGAAGTTGATCGAAAGCGGCACGGACGCCGTCACCCGGGTTCCCTCGGAGCGCTGGGAAACGGAGACCTCCGAGGAGGACGGCGCTCATCCCGAGCAGCGTTCGATGCGCTGGGGCGCCTTCCTCAAGGAGCGAATGGAGCTGTTTGATCCCGAGTTCTTCGGCATCTCCCCCCGGGAGGCCGTGCTGCTGGATCCGCAGCAGCGGCTGGTGCTCGAGGTGACGTGGGAGGCATTGGAACGGGCTGGACTCATCCCCGAGCAACTCATGGGCTCCCGCACCGGCGTGTTCCTGGGCCTGATGACGGATGACTACAAGCAGGCCTGTTACGCCGACCCTGAACAACACGATGTCTATACCTTCACCGGCAATGGGCACTGCTTCCCTCCGGGGCGGCTGTCGTATGTGCTGGGATTGCAGGGGCCGAGCCTCGCGGTGGACACCGCGTGCTCCTCCTCGCTCGTCTCGGTGCATCTGGCCTGTCAGAGCCTGCGCAGTGGCGAGAGCACCATGGCCATTGCGGGCGGCGTGAGCTTGCACCTTTCACAGACGACGATGCGCGTGGTCGCAAGAACCCAGGCGCTCTCGCCAGATGGGCGGTGCAAGACCTTCGATGCCCAGGCCAACGGCTACGCCCGAGGCGAAGGCTGCGGCATCGTCATCCTCAAGCGCCTCTCCGATGCTCAGGCCGCTGGCGACCGCATCCTCGCCCTCATCCGCGGCTCCGCCGTCAACCAGGATGGCCGCTCCACCGGCCTCACCGCTCCCAACGTCCTGGCGCAGAAGGCCATGCTCCTGGCCGCTCTGGACAACGCCAGGGTCTCTGCCTCCGACATCTCCTACGTCGAAACCCACGGCACCGGCACTTCCCTGGGCGACCCCATCGAAGTCCAGGCACTCACCGAAGTCATCGGCGCTCCTCGCCCCGATGGCTCCTCCTGCGTCCTCGGCGCCGTCAAATCCAACATCGGACACCTCGAAGCCGCCGCCGGTGTCACTGGCCTCATCAAGGCCGTCCTCTGCCTCCAGCACCAGGCCATCCCAGGCAACCTCCACTTCAAGCGCCTCAACCCTCGCATCCAGCTGGAAGGCACCCCCTTCCTCATCCCCACTCGCACTCTTCCTTGGGCCAAGGGCCCCAAGCGCCGCTTCGCAGGCGTCAGCGGCTTCGGCATGAGCGGCACCAACGCACACCTCATCCTCGAAGAGGCCCCGGACTCCGAGGCCCCTGCCCCCGAGTCCTCCCTCCCTGAGCGCGTCCTGCTCCTCTCGGCCCGCAGTGGCCCCGCCCTCGACGCTCTCGCCCGCCAATACGTCCACTTCCTCGGCCCAGACGGTGAGGGCTCCTCCTTCTCCGAGCGCGACATCGCCTTCTCCGCCTCCCTCCGACGCTCCCACTCCAAGCACCGCCTCGCACTCGTCGGACAATCCAAGCTTGAGTGGCGTCAGTCCCTCCAAGCCTTCCTCTCCGGCGACGCTCCCTCCTCCCTCTCCCGCTCGGAAGTCTCCTCTGACAAGCCCCGCGTCGTCTTCGTCTTCCCCGGCCAGGGCTCTCAGTGGGAGGGCATGGCCCGCCGCCTCCTCCTGCAGGAGCCCGTCTTCCGCCAGTCTCTCGAAGCCTGCGACGCCGCCTTCCGCTCCGAAACCGACTTCTCCCTCCTCCAACAACTGGAGTCTCCTGGTCCCCTCTTCTCCCGCATCGACTTCATCCAGCCCGCTCTCTTCGCCTTGAGCGTCGGCCTGGCCTCCCTCTGGAAGCACTGGGGCGTCCTCCCCGACGCCGTCCTCGGCCACAGCATGGGCGAAGTCGCTGCCGCCCACATCGCGGGCGCCCTCTCCCTTCAGGACGCCTCTCGCATCATCTGCCGCCGCAGCCGCATCATGCGCCGCATGAGCGGCAAGGGCGCCATGGCCCTCGTCGAGCTTCCCCTCGACGAGGCTCGCTCCGCACTCTCTGGCTTCGAGTCCTCCCTCTCCATCGCCGTCTCCAACGGGCCTCGCTCCACCGTCCTCTCCGGCGACACTCAGTCTCTCGAATCCGTCCTCTCTCTCCTCGAGCGCCGCGGCGTCTTCTGCCGCCGCATCAAGGTCGACGTCGCCTCTCACAGTCCTCACATGGACGCGCTGCGTGATGAGCTCCTCTCTGCACTCTCCGGCATTCAGGCCTCCTCTCCCTCCGTCCACATGCTCTCCACCGTCACCGCCTCCCCACTCCTCCAGGGCCACCTCTCCCCGGACTACTGGGTCCGCAACCTCCGCCAGCCTGTCCTCTTCTTCCAGGGCCTCCAACACCTGCTCTCCTCGGGTCACGACGTCTTCCTCGAGATGAGCCCTCACCCCATCCTCCTCCCCTCCATCCAGGAGGCCCTCAAGGACTCTCCCAAGGGCCTCGCTCTCTCCTCTCTTCGCAGAGACCACGACGACAGGCGCTCTCTCCTTGAGTCCGCTGCCTCCCTCCATACCTACGGCCTCTCTCTCTCCTGGCCTCTCATCCTCGGCTCCTCTGGCAACCCCGTTCCCCTCCCCACCTATCAATGGCAGCGCGAGCGCTTCTGGGTTGAAGAGACACACACGGAACCCCAGATGCGAGGGCCCGTGAGCCGTCCGCAGGGAAAGGACCACGCCCTGCTTGGGCGTCCTTTCTCGCTCTCGGTCCTGCCAGGAGTGCGGGGGTGGGAGAACACGGTGAGCACCACAACCCTGCCCTATCTGGATGACCATCGGGTGCAGGGCGAGGCGGTCATGCCCATTGCGGCCTACGTAGAGATGGGCCTCGCCGCAGGCACCGTGGCCTTCGGGAACAAACCCTATGTGCTGGAAGGAGCCGCCTTCGAACGGATGCTGGCGCTGCCCGCGAAGCAGGCTCGCACCGTCCAGGTCGTGCTCACCGAGAAAAATGGCGGTGAAGCCTCCTTCCAGGTCTCCAGCCAGACCGAGCCTGGCGCCGCCTGGGCTCGTCACGCCACGGCCCAACTGAGGCCGCTGAGCGCCCCCCCTGAACCCGCCCTGGGCGAGGAGCCTCGGCTCATCCGCCAGCGGTGCACGGACGCCATCGACGTCGGGGAAGGCTACCGGTCTCTCCAGGAACAAGGGCTCGAGTACGGCCCGAACTTTCAAGGCGTCCAGGAGCTGTGGCGGAACCACCACGAGGTGTTGGGCCGGGTACGGCTGCCAGAGAGCGCGGCGCAGAAGGCCACGGGCTACCAGCTCCACCCTGCCCTGCTGGACGCCTGCCTCCAGTCCTTCGGCGTGTTGCTGCCCTCCCTGGACGGTTCGGGCGGTCCACGGCAGACCTTCATCGCCGCGGGCATCGAGTCCCTCCGTGTCCACACACGGCCAGAGCGTGAAGTCTGGGCACACGGCCGCCTGCGACCCGCGCAGAAGAACGCCCGGACCGCCGTTTGGGATGTCTCGCTGTTGAGCGAGCCGGGTCAGGTTCTCATCGAGGTGAAGGGGCTGAAGATGCATCGGCTCGAAGGCGGCGTCCGCGCCCGCCCAGCCGGTGAGGAGTGGCTCTACACCCTGGAGTGGAAGCGGCACCCCACCCCCGAGCGTGGGCCGGAGGGAACCGGAACATGGCTGGTGTTCTCGGACACGGCCGGTACGGGTCAGGCATTGGCCGGGTTGCTGGAGACACGCGGCCAGCGGTGTGTGAAAGCCGTCGCGGCGGACCGCTACGAGAAGCGGGAGCCAGGGCTCTTCCGCATCAACGCCGCCTCACCCGAGGATTACCGGCGAGTGCTCAGGGAGGCCTTCGGGGAAGCCGGAGGATGCCGGGGCATCATCCACCTGTGGAGCCTCGATGCCGCTGGCACCGAGGCGCTAGAGCGAGCACAACAAGTCGGAAGCCAGAGCGCCTTGCTCCTCGCCCAGGCCGTGGTGCGGCAGGGGTGGCGTGACACGCCCAAGCTGTGGCTGGTGACGCAAGGGGCTCAGCCCGTGAACCCGGGAGAGCAAGTGTCCGTGGCCCAGGCCCCGCTCTGGGGCTTCGGCAAGGCGCTCGCGCTGGAACACCCGGCCTTGCAGACCACGTTGGTGGATGTCACAGGTGAGAATGCCCAGGCCCAGGCCCGTGCGCTCTTCACGGAGCTGGGCACCTCCGATGGAGAGCCCCAGGTGGCATGGCGCAAGGACGGCCGGTTCCTGGGCCGACTGGTGCGCGGCACCTACGAGGCCGTGGGCGGCGAACCCGTGGACCTGAGACCCGATGCCACCTACCTCGTGGCCGGAAGCTTGAACGGACCCGCCTCCACGCTGGCGAGGTGGATGGTGGAGCGAGGGGCCCGGCACCTGGTCTTGCTGGGACAAGACGGCTCCCCGGAGACGATGCGCCCACTGCGCGAGGATTTGAAGCAGGCAGGAGCCACTGTCGTCGTCGAGCAGGCCGACCCCGCGAACCAGGAGCAGGTGGCAGCGGCCCTGAAACGGGTGGCAGCCCACCTCCCCGTGCTCAAGGGCGTGGTGCACACGGCCCCGGCGGAGGCCGAAAGCCGCACGGTGCTGGCGCTGGAAGGGGATCGTCTCCGGCAGTTCCTGGTCCCCCAGCTTCAGATCGCCTGGAACCTGCACACCCTCACGTCAGACCAGACGCTCGACTTCTTCGCCTTCTCCTCGTCGGTCGCGTCGCTGCTGGGCTTCCCCGGACAGAGCCACGTCGGCGCGGCCCATGCCTTCCTCGATGCGCTGGCCTGGCACCGGCGCGGCCAGGGACTGCCAGGGCTGAGCATCAACTGGGGCGCCTTCGCCGAAGCCCCGCGCGAAGGCCAAGACTCCCGGCCCGCCGCGTTCGGCCCCCTGGAGATCATCGAGCCCGCGCAGGGCACGGCGGTCCTGGAACGGCTGCTGTCAGGGCGCGCCACGCAAACCGCGGTGATGCGGCTGGAGGCGCGGCGGTGGGCGGAGTTCTACCCGGCCGCCAGCACGGCCCCGTGGGCGGAGCTGCTCAAGGCGCCCGAGCCAAAACCGGCGGATGTCCCGGGCGCCGCCGGTTTCCGGGAGACCCTGCTCCAGGCACCGCCCGCCCGCCGACAGGCACTGCTGGAAGAGCACCTGTCCAAGCAGTTGGCGCGTGTCCTGAGGATGGAGGCGTCGAGGATTGACCGGCTGCGGGCCTTGGGAGAACTGGGCCTGGACTCACTGATGAGCCTGGAGCTGCGCAACCGGCTCGAGGCCTCGTTGGGTCTGAAGCTCTCGGTGACGCTGCTGTTCACCTATCCCAACCTCGCCGGCCTCGCCGAATACCTGCACGGCGAGTTGCTCCCGGCGGCTGCCCGAGAACAACCGGCGGCGCAATCCCAGACCCATGCAGCCCCTTCGCAGATTGCCGAGCAAGTGGAGCAACTCTCCAAGGATGAATTGCTCGCGTTTTTCGACAAGTCGTTTGGCATTGCCTGA
- a CDS encoding type I polyketide synthase: MSVSEADYIARLRKAAITLKEMEGKLGALERARTEPIAIIGMGCRLPGGASTPEAFWKLLDSGADAVSRAPSDRWGKDPYDRGDAATPEQQSARWGGFIKERMDQFDPHFFGMSPREAISLDPQQRMLLEVTWEALERAGLIPEQLTGSRTGVFLGVNTNDYEQYILPQDPTTLDVYHFTGNGHCFPPGRLSYVLGLQGPSLAVDTACSSSLVSVHLACQSLRNGESTMAIAGGVSLMLMPWVTHLLATSQALSPDGRCKTFDAQANGYARGEGCGIVILKRLSDAQAAGDRILALIRGSAVNQDGRSTGLTAPNVLAQKAMLLAALDNARVSASDISYVETHGTGTSLGDPIEVQALTEVIGAPRPDGSSCVLGAVKSNIGHLEAAAGVTGLIKAVLCLQHQAIPGNLHFKRLNPRIQLEGTPFLIPTRTLPWAKGPKRRFAGVSGFGMSGTNAHLILEEAPDSEAPAPESSLPERVLLLSARSGPALDALARQYVHFLGPDGEGSSFSERDIAFSASLRRSHSKHRLALVGQSKLEWRQSLQAFLSGDAPSSLSRSEVSSDKPRVVFVFPGQGSQWEGMARRLLLQEPVFRQSLEACDAAFRSETDFSLLQQLESPGPLFSRIDFIQPALFALSVGLASLWKHWGVLPDAVLGHSMGEVAAAHIAGALSLQDASRIICRRSRIMRRMSGKGAMALVELPLDEARSALSGFESSLSIAVSNGPRSTVLSGDTQSLESVLSLLERRGVFCRRIKVDVASHSPHMDALRDELLSALSGIQASSPSVHMLSTVTASPLLQGHLSPDYWVRNLRQPVLFFQGLQHLLSSGHDVFLEMSPHPILLPSIQEALKDSPKGLALSSLRRDHDDRRSLLESAASLHTYGLSLSWPLILGSSGNPVPLPTYQWQRERFWVEEAVQTQAAVQAVRSTAPRTGTVVHPLLGTAVPLSVEGGPRFWEQTLSAETAPYLVDHQVQSEVVVPAAAYVELGLAAAAVTHGEKPYVLENVSFQRMLSLSASNAYNVQVALTEQGEGRMGFQVSSLQNVGWIRHAVGTVFANGELTAGQKVTHEAPPQIRQRCPQVIATQENYQLLRQQGLEYGPYFQGVQELWQGTNEVLGRVVLHDGPAAPIAGYRLHPALLDSCFQVLGVLLFAPEGDETGEPQTYVAVGMEKVHYHRPLEREVWAHGWLRKREGLGKESRIGDVVMMNAEGEVLAEVKGLRVQRLEGGASSRAIGEEWLYTQDWKRYEGAPLDHGPEDGEGAWLVFADASGTGDALAGLMEASGQRCVKVAASDHYEKLKPGLFRINASAPEDYRRVLQDAFGEAGDCRGIIHLWSLDSTSNEHPEHALQLGSQSALYLAQAVPRQGWRDTPKLWLVTRGAHAVSQDDSLSVSQAPLWGFGRALSLEHPELQTTLVDVLSSDAPSQAQSLWAELGASDGETQVAWRSDTRHLARLVRGSYDSLGGEPISFHPEASYLLTGGLGGLGLSVAKWMVSKGAKHLVLLGRSEPSAAARLVLDSLEQSGASVLVERADVSDLDQLSSVLQRIHSSPFPLKGVLHAAVVLEDRTVLELDSERFLKPMGPKVQGSWNLHSLTSQLPLDFFVMYSSAASLLGSPGQSNYAAANAFMDALAWHRRRQGLPGLSINWGAFADVGQAAAQSNRGERLSLRGISSLKPAQGTAVLERLLTGRATQAAVMQLDARQWLEFYPSASSPLWGQLLAERAKAKAEDPGAAQLREALRKAEPGRRLALLEEQLAKQMARVLRLDPSKLDRMESFTNMGLDSLMSLELRNRLEATLGLKLSATLLFTYPNLAALADHLLGKLSSVDEAPAKTAPTAAAPPPPPTLKPQAALPAELDQLGKDELLSLFDESLTESLKRTRMTRTSR; the protein is encoded by the coding sequence ATGAGTGTGTCTGAAGCGGACTACATCGCCCGGCTGCGCAAGGCAGCGATCACCCTCAAGGAAATGGAGGGCAAGCTTGGAGCCCTCGAACGAGCCCGGACCGAGCCGATCGCGATCATCGGCATGGGCTGCCGCCTGCCCGGTGGCGCCTCCACGCCCGAAGCTTTCTGGAAGCTGCTCGACAGCGGGGCGGATGCCGTCTCCCGAGCGCCCTCGGACCGCTGGGGCAAGGACCCCTACGACCGGGGAGACGCGGCGACCCCGGAACAGCAGTCGGCACGCTGGGGAGGATTCATCAAGGAGCGAATGGATCAGTTCGATCCGCACTTCTTCGGCATGTCCCCCCGGGAGGCGATAAGCCTGGACCCTCAGCAGCGCATGCTGCTCGAAGTGACGTGGGAGGCATTGGAACGGGCTGGGCTCATTCCCGAACAGCTCACAGGTTCTCGGACCGGTGTGTTCCTCGGCGTCAACACCAATGACTACGAGCAATACATCCTCCCCCAGGATCCCACCACGCTGGACGTGTATCACTTCACCGGCAATGGGCACTGCTTCCCGCCAGGGCGGCTGTCGTATGTGCTGGGATTGCAGGGACCGAGCCTCGCGGTGGACACCGCGTGCTCGTCCTCGCTCGTCTCAGTGCATCTGGCTTGCCAGAGCCTGCGCAATGGCGAGAGCACCATGGCCATCGCGGGCGGCGTCAGCCTGATGTTGATGCCGTGGGTAACGCACCTGCTCGCCACCTCCCAGGCGCTCTCGCCGGATGGGCGGTGCAAGACCTTCGATGCCCAGGCCAACGGCTACGCCCGAGGCGAAGGCTGCGGCATCGTCATCCTCAAGCGCCTCTCCGATGCTCAGGCCGCTGGCGACCGCATCCTCGCCCTCATCCGCGGCTCCGCCGTCAACCAGGATGGCCGCTCCACCGGCCTCACCGCTCCCAACGTCCTGGCGCAGAAGGCCATGCTCCTGGCCGCTCTGGACAACGCCAGGGTCTCTGCCTCCGACATCTCCTACGTCGAAACCCACGGCACCGGCACTTCCCTGGGCGACCCCATCGAAGTCCAGGCACTCACCGAAGTCATCGGCGCTCCTCGCCCCGATGGCTCCTCCTGCGTCCTCGGCGCCGTCAAATCCAACATCGGACACCTCGAAGCCGCCGCCGGTGTCACTGGCCTCATCAAGGCCGTCCTCTGCCTCCAGCACCAGGCCATCCCAGGCAACCTCCACTTCAAGCGCCTCAACCCTCGCATCCAGCTGGAAGGCACCCCCTTCCTCATCCCCACTCGCACTCTTCCTTGGGCCAAGGGCCCCAAGCGCCGCTTCGCAGGCGTCAGCGGCTTCGGCATGAGCGGCACCAACGCACACCTCATCCTCGAAGAGGCCCCGGACTCCGAGGCCCCTGCCCCCGAGTCCTCCCTCCCTGAGCGCGTCCTGCTCCTCTCGGCCCGCAGTGGCCCCGCCCTCGACGCTCTCGCCCGCCAATACGTCCACTTCCTCGGCCCAGACGGTGAGGGCTCCTCCTTCTCCGAGCGCGACATCGCCTTCTCCGCCTCCCTCCGACGCTCCCACTCCAAGCACCGCCTCGCACTCGTCGGACAATCCAAGCTTGAGTGGCGTCAGTCCCTCCAAGCCTTCCTCTCCGGCGACGCTCCCTCCTCCCTCTCCCGCTCGGAAGTCTCCTCTGACAAGCCCCGCGTCGTCTTCGTCTTCCCCGGCCAGGGCTCTCAGTGGGAGGGCATGGCCCGCCGCCTCCTCCTGCAGGAGCCCGTCTTCCGCCAGTCTCTCGAAGCCTGCGACGCCGCCTTCCGCTCCGAAACCGACTTCTCCCTCCTCCAACAACTGGAGTCTCCTGGTCCCCTCTTCTCCCGCATCGACTTCATCCAGCCCGCTCTCTTCGCCTTGAGCGTCGGCCTGGCCTCCCTCTGGAAGCACTGGGGCGTCCTCCCCGACGCCGTCCTCGGCCACAGCATGGGCGAAGTCGCTGCCGCCCACATCGCGGGCGCCCTCTCCCTTCAGGACGCCTCTCGCATCATCTGCCGCCGCAGCCGCATCATGCGCCGCATGAGCGGCAAGGGCGCCATGGCCCTCGTCGAGCTTCCCCTCGACGAGGCTCGCTCCGCACTCTCTGGCTTCGAGTCCTCCCTCTCCATCGCCGTCTCCAACGGGCCTCGCTCCACCGTCCTCTCCGGCGACACTCAGTCTCTCGAATCCGTCCTCTCTCTCCTCGAGCGCCGCGGCGTCTTCTGCCGCCGCATCAAGGTCGACGTCGCCTCTCACAGTCCTCACATGGACGCGCTGCGTGATGAGCTCCTCTCTGCACTCTCCGGCATTCAGGCCTCCTCTCCCTCCGTCCACATGCTCTCCACCGTCACCGCCTCCCCACTCCTCCAGGGCCACCTCTCCCCGGACTACTGGGTCCGCAACCTCCGCCAGCCTGTCCTCTTCTTCCAGGGCCTCCAACACCTGCTCTCCTCGGGTCACGACGTCTTCCTCGAGATGAGCCCTCACCCCATCCTCCTCCCCTCCATCCAGGAGGCCCTCAAGGACTCTCCCAAGGGCCTCGCTCTCTCCTCTCTTCGCAGAGACCACGACGACAGGCGCTCTCTCCTTGAGTCCGCTGCCTCTCTCCACACCTACGGCCTCTCTCTCTCCTGGCCTCTCATCCTTGGCTCCTCTGGCAACCCCGTTCCTCTCCCCACCTATCAATGGCAGCGCGAGCGCTTCTGGGTTGAGGAAGCAGTCCAGACCCAGGCCGCTGTGCAGGCGGTGCGAAGCACGGCACCCCGTACGGGCACGGTGGTGCACCCGCTTCTCGGTACCGCCGTGCCGCTCTCCGTCGAAGGCGGCCCGCGCTTCTGGGAGCAGACTCTGAGCGCGGAGACCGCCCCTTACTTGGTGGACCACCAGGTGCAGAGCGAGGTGGTGGTGCCGGCCGCAGCCTACGTGGAACTGGGACTGGCCGCTGCCGCGGTGACCCACGGTGAGAAACCCTACGTGCTGGAGAACGTGAGCTTCCAGCGCATGCTCTCGCTGTCCGCATCCAACGCATACAACGTGCAAGTGGCCCTCACCGAGCAGGGCGAAGGCCGCATGGGCTTCCAGGTCTCCAGCCTCCAGAACGTGGGGTGGATCCGTCATGCCGTGGGCACGGTGTTCGCCAATGGCGAGCTGACGGCTGGCCAAAAGGTGACGCACGAGGCGCCTCCCCAGATCCGGCAGCGGTGCCCCCAGGTCATCGCGACGCAGGAGAACTACCAGCTCCTGCGCCAGCAAGGACTCGAGTACGGCCCTTACTTCCAGGGCGTCCAGGAGTTGTGGCAGGGCACGAACGAAGTGCTGGGACGCGTGGTGTTGCACGATGGACCGGCGGCGCCCATCGCGGGTTACCGGCTCCACCCCGCCCTGCTGGACTCCTGCTTCCAAGTGCTCGGCGTGTTGCTGTTCGCCCCCGAGGGCGATGAAACCGGTGAGCCGCAGACCTATGTCGCGGTCGGCATGGAGAAGGTCCACTACCACCGGCCCCTGGAACGCGAAGTCTGGGCGCACGGGTGGCTGCGCAAGCGCGAGGGGCTCGGCAAGGAGAGCCGCATCGGCGATGTGGTGATGATGAACGCGGAGGGCGAGGTCCTCGCCGAGGTGAAGGGCCTGCGCGTCCAACGGTTGGAAGGCGGTGCCTCATCGCGCGCCATCGGCGAAGAGTGGCTCTACACCCAAGACTGGAAGCGCTACGAAGGCGCGCCCCTGGACCATGGACCGGAGGACGGTGAAGGCGCATGGCTGGTGTTCGCCGATGCAAGCGGCACGGGCGACGCACTCGCCGGGCTGATGGAGGCCAGCGGACAGCGGTGCGTGAAGGTCGCCGCCTCGGACCACTACGAGAAGCTGAAGCCGGGACTCTTCCGCATCAACGCTTCCGCCCCGGAGGACTACCGGCGCGTGCTTCAGGACGCCTTCGGTGAAGCCGGTGACTGCCGGGGCATCATTCACCTCTGGAGCCTCGACTCCACTAGCAACGAGCACCCTGAACACGCCCTTCAGCTCGGCTCCCAGAGCGCTCTTTACCTCGCTCAGGCCGTCCCTCGTCAGGGCTGGCGCGACACCCCGAAGCTGTGGCTGGTGACCCGCGGCGCTCACGCCGTCTCCCAGGACGATTCCCTCTCTGTCTCTCAGGCTCCCCTCTGGGGCTTCGGCAGGGCTCTCTCCCTGGAACATCCCGAGCTGCAAACCACCCTCGTCGATGTCCTCTCCTCCGACGCTCCCTCTCAGGCTCAATCCCTCTGGGCCGAGCTCGGGGCCTCCGATGGCGAAACCCAGGTCGCCTGGCGCTCCGACACCCGTCACCTAGCCAGATTGGTCCGCGGCTCCTACGACTCCCTGGGCGGCGAGCCCATCTCCTTCCACCCTGAGGCCTCCTACCTGTTGACCGGTGGCTTGGGCGGCCTGGGCCTCTCCGTCGCCAAGTGGATGGTCTCCAAGGGCGCCAAGCACCTGGTCCTCTTGGGCCGCAGCGAGCCCTCCGCTGCCGCTCGCCTCGTCCTGGACTCCCTCGAGCAGTCCGGCGCCTCCGTCCTCGTCGAACGCGCCGACGTCTCCGACCTCGACCAGCTCTCCTCCGTCCTCCAGCGCATCCACTCCTCTCCCTTCCCCCTCAAGGGCGTCCTTCACGCCGCCGTCGTCCTCGAGGACCGCACCGTCCTGGAACTCGACTCCGAGCGCTTCCTCAAGCCCATGGGCCCCAAGGTCCAGGGCTCCTGGAACCTCCACTCCCTCACCTCTCAGCTCCCTCTCGACTTCTTCGTCATGTACTCCTCCGCCGCCTCGCTGCTGGGCTCCCCCGGACAGAGCAACTACGCGGCAGCCAATGCCTTCATGGATGCGCTGGCATGGCACCGGCGCCGTCAGGGGTTGCCGGGCTTGAGCATCAACTGGGGCGCCTTCGCCGACGTGGGTCAGGCCGCCGCACAGTCCAATCGCGGCGAGCGACTGTCCCTCCGAGGCATCAGCAGCCTCAAGCCAGCACAGGGCACGGCGGTGCTGGAGCGGCTGCTCACAGGCCGCGCCACACAGGCCGCGGTGATGCAGCTGGATGCACGCCAGTGGCTGGAATTCTACCCGAGTGCCAGCTCGCCCTTGTGGGGTCAGTTGCTCGCGGAGCGGGCCAAGGCGAAGGCCGAGGATCCCGGCGCCGCACAGCTGCGTGAAGCCCTGCGCAAAGCAGAGCCGGGCCGCCGACTCGCCCTGCTGGAGGAGCAGCTCGCCAAACAGATGGCGCGTGTTCTCCGGTTGGATCCGTCCAAGCTTGACCGGATGGAGTCCTTCACCAACATGGGTCTGGACTCGCTGATGAGCCTGGAGCTGCGCAACCGGCTGGAAGCCACCCTGGGCCTCAAGTTGTCGGCGACGCTGCTGTTCACCTACCCCAACCTCGCCGCGCTCGCCGATCACCTGCTCGGCAAGCTCTCCAGCGTGGACGAGGCTCCGGCGAAGACCGCCCCCACCGCCGCCGCGCCTCCCCCACCGCCAACCCTCAAGCCACAGGCCGCACTGCCCGCCGAGCTCGATCAGCTCGGCAAGGACGAGCTGCTGAGCCTCTTCGATGAATCGCTTACTGAATCGCTGAAGCGCACCCGGATGACGAGGACCTCGCGATGA